From Nguyenibacter vanlangensis, one genomic window encodes:
- a CDS encoding TIGR03862 family flavoprotein, which yields MRPAIVIVGAGPAGLAAAERLAEAGCAVSVLERMPTIGRRLLMAGRGGLNLTHSEPFDRFVTRYGAARSWLEPALRGFAPDDLRRWADGLGQPCFVGSSGRVFPLAMKASPLLRAWRARLDALGVRLLTRHDWTGWDEAGRVRFVGPQGDRPQGDGMRGEGTMPADAVLLALGGASRPRLGADGRWTALLEEAGIGVAPFRPANCGFVTNWSREFCDRFAGTPLRGIALMLDGVPDEGGAGEDARVRGEAVVTRRGLEGGAVYALSARLRERIARHGTARLMIDLRPDMACDAVAGRLARVRGRESLSNLLRKALRLPPVAVALLREGMPHGESPPRDAVALARLVKAVPVVATAPDSLERAISAAGGVRRAEIDARFMLRARPGVFVAGEMLDWEAPTGGYLLQACFATGHAAAGGVLDWLQEQGKGRYPSCP from the coding sequence ATGAGGCCCGCCATCGTCATTGTCGGGGCCGGTCCGGCCGGGCTGGCGGCGGCCGAGCGGCTGGCGGAGGCCGGCTGCGCGGTGAGCGTGCTGGAACGGATGCCCACAATCGGGCGCCGGCTGCTGATGGCGGGCCGGGGCGGGCTGAACCTGACCCATTCGGAGCCGTTCGATCGGTTCGTCACGCGGTATGGCGCGGCGCGATCGTGGCTGGAGCCCGCGCTGCGCGGCTTTGCCCCGGACGATCTGCGCCGCTGGGCGGACGGGCTGGGCCAGCCCTGCTTCGTCGGCAGCAGCGGGCGGGTCTTTCCGCTTGCCATGAAGGCGTCGCCGCTGCTGCGGGCCTGGCGCGCGCGGCTGGATGCGCTGGGGGTGCGGCTGCTGACCCGCCATGACTGGACCGGCTGGGACGAGGCGGGGCGGGTTCGCTTTGTCGGGCCCCAGGGGGATCGGCCCCAGGGAGACGGGATGCGGGGCGAAGGGACGATGCCGGCCGATGCCGTGCTGCTGGCGCTGGGCGGCGCGAGCCGGCCCCGCCTGGGGGCGGACGGGCGCTGGACCGCGCTGCTGGAGGAGGCCGGGATCGGGGTCGCGCCGTTCCGGCCGGCCAATTGCGGGTTCGTCACGAACTGGAGCCGGGAATTTTGCGACCGGTTCGCCGGCACGCCGTTGCGGGGCATCGCGCTGATGCTGGATGGGGTGCCGGATGAGGGTGGCGCCGGAGAGGATGCGCGGGTGCGGGGCGAGGCGGTGGTGACGCGGCGCGGGCTGGAGGGCGGCGCGGTCTATGCGCTGTCCGCCCGGCTGCGCGAGCGGATCGCGCGGCACGGGACGGCGCGGCTGATGATCGATCTGCGGCCGGACATGGCGTGCGACGCGGTGGCCGGGCGGCTGGCGCGGGTGCGGGGGCGCGAGAGCCTGTCCAACCTGCTGCGCAAGGCGCTGCGCCTGCCGCCCGTGGCGGTGGCGCTGCTGCGCGAGGGCATGCCGCATGGCGAAAGCCCGCCGCGCGACGCCGTGGCGCTGGCGCGGCTGGTCAAGGCGGTGCCGGTGGTGGCGACGGCGCCCGATTCGCTGGAGCGGGCGATTTCGGCGGCCGGCGGGGTGCGCCGCGCCGAGATCGATGCGCGCTTCATGCTGCGTGCCCGGCCGGGGGTGTTCGTGGCCGGCGAAATGCTGGATTGGGAGGCCCCGACCGGGGGATATCTGTTGCAGGCCTGCTTCGCCACCGGGCATGCCGCCGCGGGCGGCGTGCTGGACTGGTTGCAGGAGCAGGGCAAGGGACGGTATCCGTCCTGTCCATGA